A genomic segment from Rhodothermaceae bacterium encodes:
- a CDS encoding TonB-dependent receptor encodes MKSIYSILFSFLIVGSVNAQSTISGVVTDAESGLPLPGATVVVAGTVTGTATDSDGAYVISDLSPGTYAIEVSFVGYEAILQSITLQGSNVTFDFALQASSQALEALELFASRALNRQTPVAYSDIEKLQVQRELGSRDVPLVLNTTPSVYSTAQGGGAGDARVNVRGFNQRNVAVMINGVPVNDMENGWVYWSNWDGVGDATTSIQLQRGLSAVNLATPSIGGTLNILTDPAANRRRVMAKQEFGNDGFLKSTVSASTGLIDNRFAFTVSGVRKTGNGYYDGTWTDAWAYYVAGAWNINERHRVDFYAVGAPQRHGQNLYRQNIAAYDHDYAREVFEADGLDESTISEILSTYPEGGRRWNQNVSPVSSSYTNEQHNGFGTVRRNSRDIINERENFFHKPQVNLNYFAQLSDRSLWSTVLYYSGGKGGGTGTHGRMQWNFSGPSRVVDYNATISANQENGQSRGILRNSHNVQWTVGAISKFKHELTEALTLEAGIDWRTASIDHYRTVRDLLGGSGYQRFDSDFWGENGKLLQLGDRFNYNTTNTVDWLGGFVQGAYTSGGIYVYGMAGYSTIKYSHEDHFRDAGNGTTFTIATDRIGGYQIKGGASYLVNDMISVFVNAGLVSKVPILDGALNDITGVLNPDPQNEQFRALETGISFESLDRTLNTTLSLYNTVWNDRTITRSVLVEDGDDGLINILGLNALHRGIEAEVAYQPLRIVRADLALSVGNWKYTDDVSARYTPDRSDPSTQETVSLYVKDVKVGDAPQTQIAYAISVFPVKGMYAKFTGRSYTDYYADFDPTSRTDSGQSGQPVWKVPGYNVFDINLGYTIPRRFGSGQIRVFANVFNLFDSLYIQDATNNSRFNAFRGNGTGANRADDAEVFLGLPRSFNLGLQVTLQ; translated from the coding sequence ATGAAATCTATTTATTCGATTCTTTTCTCATTCCTAATTGTCGGTTCTGTAAACGCTCAGAGTACCATCAGCGGGGTCGTAACGGACGCAGAGTCCGGCTTACCTCTCCCAGGTGCAACGGTCGTTGTAGCCGGCACAGTTACTGGTACAGCAACAGATAGTGATGGGGCCTACGTAATTAGTGATTTGTCTCCGGGTACTTATGCCATTGAAGTGTCCTTCGTCGGATATGAAGCGATATTGCAGTCCATCACGCTTCAGGGTTCAAATGTCACGTTTGATTTTGCGCTGCAAGCGTCGAGTCAGGCATTGGAAGCCTTGGAATTATTCGCATCAAGGGCTTTAAACCGGCAAACCCCGGTCGCTTACTCAGATATTGAGAAGCTCCAGGTCCAACGTGAGCTAGGCTCTCGCGATGTGCCGTTGGTTTTGAATACGACCCCTTCCGTTTATAGTACCGCTCAGGGGGGTGGAGCAGGGGATGCACGGGTGAATGTACGTGGATTTAATCAGCGGAATGTAGCCGTCATGATCAATGGAGTGCCGGTGAATGATATGGAGAATGGTTGGGTGTACTGGTCGAACTGGGACGGTGTTGGGGATGCAACTACCTCAATTCAGTTACAACGGGGACTGTCCGCGGTGAATCTGGCGACACCTTCTATAGGTGGAACGCTGAATATCCTTACGGATCCTGCTGCGAATAGACGACGTGTCATGGCAAAGCAGGAGTTTGGGAATGACGGATTTCTCAAATCGACCGTTTCTGCTTCGACGGGATTGATAGACAACCGCTTTGCATTTACGGTAAGTGGTGTTCGGAAGACGGGTAATGGCTATTATGACGGCACGTGGACAGATGCATGGGCCTATTATGTCGCCGGCGCATGGAATATCAATGAAAGGCATCGAGTGGATTTCTATGCGGTTGGAGCACCTCAGCGGCATGGACAGAATCTGTACCGGCAAAACATTGCCGCCTATGACCACGATTATGCTCGTGAAGTTTTCGAGGCAGATGGATTGGACGAATCAACGATCTCAGAAATTTTGTCGACCTACCCGGAAGGAGGACGGCGCTGGAACCAAAATGTATCTCCCGTTTCCTCTTCGTATACCAACGAACAGCATAACGGCTTTGGCACTGTCCGCCGCAATTCGCGGGATATCATCAATGAGCGCGAGAATTTTTTCCACAAGCCTCAGGTGAACCTGAACTATTTTGCCCAGCTGTCGGATCGGTCACTCTGGTCAACGGTCCTCTATTATTCTGGTGGCAAAGGTGGAGGAACAGGAACTCATGGACGGATGCAATGGAATTTTTCAGGCCCGTCACGTGTGGTTGATTACAATGCCACCATCTCCGCAAACCAAGAGAATGGGCAATCCCGAGGGATTTTGCGGAACAGCCATAATGTGCAGTGGACTGTTGGGGCAATCTCCAAATTCAAGCATGAGCTGACCGAAGCATTAACGCTTGAAGCAGGCATTGATTGGCGTACCGCCTCCATCGACCATTATCGAACGGTACGTGACTTGTTGGGTGGGAGTGGGTATCAACGTTTTGATAGCGATTTTTGGGGAGAGAATGGCAAGTTGCTTCAGTTGGGCGATCGGTTCAATTACAACACTACCAATACGGTAGACTGGTTAGGTGGGTTTGTGCAGGGTGCCTATACGAGTGGAGGTATCTATGTCTATGGAATGGCAGGATATTCAACCATAAAATACTCCCATGAGGATCATTTTCGGGATGCTGGAAACGGGACCACATTTACCATTGCTACAGATCGTATTGGTGGGTACCAGATCAAGGGTGGTGCTTCCTATTTGGTCAACGACATGATTTCGGTGTTTGTGAATGCAGGGTTGGTATCCAAGGTGCCGATTCTCGATGGGGCACTGAATGATATTACGGGTGTCTTGAACCCCGACCCCCAGAATGAGCAATTTCGGGCGTTAGAGACAGGGATTTCATTTGAGTCTCTTGACCGCACATTGAACACTACCCTTAGTCTGTACAACACTGTATGGAACGACCGCACGATCACACGTTCAGTTTTGGTGGAGGACGGAGACGATGGCTTGATCAACATCCTTGGGTTGAATGCACTGCACCGCGGGATTGAAGCGGAGGTGGCTTATCAGCCACTACGTATTGTTCGTGCAGATTTGGCACTGTCCGTTGGCAACTGGAAATATACTGATGATGTGTCGGCGAGATACACGCCGGATCGTTCTGATCCGTCCACCCAGGAGACCGTATCGCTTTATGTGAAGGATGTAAAAGTGGGGGATGCGCCACAGACTCAGATCGCCTATGCGATCAGCGTTTTTCCTGTGAAGGGAATGTATGCCAAGTTTACCGGGCGTTCCTACACGGACTACTATGCAGATTTTGATCCCACAAGTCGCACCGATAGTGGGCAGTCGGGGCAACCTGTCTGGAAGGTACCGGGCTATAATGTGTTCGACATTAACCTCGGTTATACGATTCCTCGTCGTTTCGGGTCGGGGCAAATCCGCGTGTTTGCCAATGTGTTCAACCTGTTTGATTCACTCTACATTCAAGACGCAACAAATAACTCACGCTTTAATGCTTTCCGTGGTAATGGTACGGGAGCAAACAGAGCGGATGACGCAGAAGTTTTTCTGGGGCTACCACGGTCCTTCAACCTCGGATTGCAGGTTACACTTCAGTAG